The DNA sequence TAATAGCCTCTAAGGCAAGTGCTAAGATAGTAGAATTGGGTACTGGGAGTGGATTATCTACAGCTTGGATAGCCCATGGTATGGATAGTACTAGTCAGTTAATCACGGTAGATACCGAAGAACACTTAGTATCCATAGCACGCAAATACCTAGGTGAAGATAGCCAAATTAGATTTGTAGTTGGTACAGGTGAAAGTGTGATAGATAGTATAAAGCATGAAAGTATAGATATCATTTTTGCTGACACATGGCCAGGAAAATATCACTATGTAGAAGAAGCTTTGTCATTGTTAAAAGTAGGTGGTATGTACATCATAGATGATATGTTACCACAAGAGAATTGGCCAGAGGGACATGATGTAAAAGCAGACGCATTGATAAAATATTTGAAACAAAGAGAAGATTTACAAGTTGTTGAGATGTCATGGTCTACTGGTGTGATAGTGTGTACAAAAATTGCAAGGGACTTCTAAATAAAAAAACTAACAACTGGAGTCCAAAAAACCTACAACAAACATACGGTATTTACATCTAAATTAGTATTACCTGTAGTAGATTTACTAGACCCAAAAGAGGGAGAACAGATTTTAGATGCAAGGCACTATATTCAGTCAGAAAAGCCAAATGTAGCTTTTGGTAAGATGATAAAAAAGATAAAATCATTTAAATGAGAAACTAATATGTCACAAATAATTATGCTATTTTTATTTCCTGTAGTGATGTACTTTTATTTTTTTCAAGAGCGTCCATGCAGACCAATGTACTATAAAGTTTTTGACGATTTTCAAAAGCCTCATATAATGGAGTTTAGAGTATAATCATAAAAAACTAGAGCGTAACATGAACTGGCTTGCACATGTTTTTCTTTCTGAAAATCACACAGAACATCAATTTGGTAATTTGCTCACTGGTCCACTCAAAGGCAAAAAGGACAATAATGAAACCCAAGTGTGAAACAATCAAAAAAATACCTCTCATTGTATCATTAGCTTTTTTGATAGGGTGTACTTCTACGCCTGAGCCAAAACCGTTTCACTCCAAATTAGACAAATATGCTTATGTAAAAACGTATATGCGTTGGTACATCAAAGAGCAGATGGATGATAAAGACCTTGTAGGGCTCTCAGTGGCGCTAGTAGATGACCAAAAGATAGTCTGGTCAGAAGGCTTTGGTTATGCTAACAAATCAAAAGGTATCAAAGCAACACCACAAACACGCTACCGTGCTGGGTCTATTACCGAACTCTTTACCGATATGGCTGTAATGAAGTTGGCAGAAAAGGGTAAAATGAATATAAACAAACCATTTAAAACCTATCTGCCAGCATTTAGCATCAAGAGTCGTTTTGGTTCTACCAATAAAATTACGCCACGAAATATGATGACACATCACTCTGGGCTTCCGGGTGATTGGCTAGATAGAATGTTTTCCCCAAACCCATTGCCTTATACAAAATATGTAAAAGTAATACAAAATGAATATACTGCCTATAAACCCAATACTATTATGAGTTATTCAAATTTAGCTATTACGCTTTTAGGACATAGTGTAGAAAGAGTCAGTGGTATGAAATATGCAAAATATATAAAAAAAATACTCTTCAAGCCTCTTGACATGAAGCATGCTGATTTAAGAATGGTACTTTCAGGAAAAAATGCATCAAAGAGTTATAACAAAGGGAGAGAAGTTGTGGAGTTACCTATTGGTAAAGTTCCAGCAGGAGCACTCAACAGCTCTGTTGAAGATCTTGCGCACTTGGCTATGATGATAAATGCTAATGGGAAATATAAAAAACATCAAGTACTTAAAGCTTCTACCCTCAAAAAGATGCTTACTGTACAAAATAAAAATGTTAAATTGGATGTAGGGAATAAGATAGGTTTGGGGTATTTTATCGATAATACATTATTGGGTAAAAAAGATAAAGTCTATTATCATGGCGGTGTTACAATATCCCAAAATGCTTTCTTTTGTGTAAGCCCACATAGCAAACTAGGTGTAGTCGTAATGTCAAATAACGCAGGTACAGATGCTGAGGATATTGCAAAAAAGTTACTGCAAAAAGCGTGGGAAGCCAAAACAGGCAAAAAGGTAAAAAGAGTGAGGCCTTCAGTTGCTCATGAGTCTGATTTTTTTGGCGTATATGCTACGGTAGCAGGGAGGATTATTTTTAAGGAAAATTCAGATGATACCTATATTGCCTATACAGATGACGGCATGTTTAAGCTTTATAAGGCAAAAAATAATCTGTACAAACTTGTAGGACTTACTTTAATAAATCATAATGTATTTGATGGGGTTAAGCTTTATACTGATATCATAAAAGGACACCGTGTCATCATTGCTTTTTGGAAAGGAAATAAGTTTATAGTAGGAGTGAGAGTAGATAATCTAAAGCCCATACCACATACATGGAGACAATATGTTGGACACTACAAATTAAATAATTTTGAAGTAGGAGGGATAGCGGTAAAAGAGATAGAGCTCAAAATAGAAGATGGATTTATGCTAATGAAGCAGACTTATAGATCGGGTAAAAAAAGTACACATATTATAACCCCTATCAATGACATAGAAGCAATTGTTGAGGGGCTAGGAAAAAATATGCAGGAGACTGTTTGTGTGAAAAATGGTGTTTTTCACACTCAAGGGCTAAGGTTTAAAAAAGTAATAAAACCACCAAAAAAGATAAGATCGTACCGAATGTAGCCTAAAATATCATAATATTTATTTGGTTATTGATTAACCAAATAAATATTGAATAGTTGTATAAAATTCACCGTATTGACCATTGTGGGGTTGGAGATAATAATCTACAAATTTTTTTGCATCTTCTTCTGATATTTCCTCTGAAATAAATGGTTCAATAGCTTTATTTCGTAATTTATTTAATTCATCTATATTTAATTGTAATATTTCTATAGTATCCTCTGAATCTTTATCTGTACCCAAAATATAACCATCTGCCGTATATTTGAATTTTGTTTCGCAATCATTATCTAAAGGTGTAATTGGAAGGTTTTCATTATCTTTACTATTGCCACATAGTACCCAATACACACTAATTTAAATAAAACCAAGTATAATCACCCTAATTTTTACAGGAGTTTTACATGGCACTAGAAGCGATTACATCAACAGATGAGTTCAAAAAATTGGTTACAGAGACAACCTCACAAAAGGGTTACAAAGAACCCATAGCATTTGGTATTGCACGTGTTGATAGAGGTCAAAAGAATGCAGAGAAGGTGCTTCAAGCAAACTTTCCACTAATAAATTGGAAGGAGAATTTTGGTTCTGCAGCAGTCTTTATTTGTGCACTTCAGAAGGCAAAGATTGATGTTGATTTTTCTAGTTCAGAGTTTGTAGCGACCATTAACGATAACTTTATTGCCAATACTATGGCAGCATTTGCTCCCTATATACCAGAAGCAACAGGTGATGCACACAAAAATGTACAGGTTATCAAAACACTCGCTGCCATGGAGGATGTTGGTAAAAACTTCCGTATTGTCTTTTTGTTTGAAGATACCAATCCACAGTCAGTTGAAGCAGTCTATTTGAAACTCTATGCACTGTCACTCAGAAAAGTAAAATTAAGAGAGGTAAACTTAAATGGTGCATTTGGTATTCTTAGTAACGTTGCATGGGTAGGTAATGTGCCTTATGAACTTGACTATCTTAGAGAAAATGAAATTGAGATGAAACTAAATGGTACATATCCAGCCATTGATGCGGTAGATAAATTCCCACGCTTCCTGCAACATATTATCCCCGATGATAATACACGTATTCTTGAAGCCTCCAAAGTACGTATGGGTGCACAACTTGCAGCTGGTACAACGGTTATGCCAGGTGCAAGCTACATTAACTTCAATGCTGGAACACTCGGACCGGTTATGGTTGAAGGGCGCATTAGCTCTTCTGCTATCGTCGGTTCAGGCTCCGATGTGGGTGGAGGTGCAAGTATTCTTGGCGTCTTAAGTGGCACAGATGGTAACCCAATTAGTATTGGAGAAAATACTCTGCTTGGTGCTAACTCTGTTACGGGACTACCACTCGGTGATGGTTGCATTGTTGATGCGGGTTTAACAATCCTAGCAGGTACAAAGATTAAGATTACAACAGAAGAGCTTAAGAAAATTGCAGTAGCCAATCCCACAGTAAAACTAGACAATAAAACAGTATTCAAAGGGGAAGAGCTTCAAGGACTTAATGGTATTCACTACCGTCAGAACTCCACTACTGGTGAGATTATTGCACGCAGAAGTACACGTGAAGTAAAACTCAACAAAGACCTACACTAAACCGATGAATAATGAAGAACATGAAGTACTAAAGCAGGTAACTTTGTTAGGTATCATGAAGCGTAAACCTAATGAAAGTCTCGATGAAGTACGTACCATGCTGGTCGATACAGGAATGTACACAATGAAAGAATCCAAGCAGATATTCAAAGAACTTAAGGCAGAAAAATATCTACTCAATGGACAACTAACATTGAAGGGGTTAACAGCTGCCAAAGAAGCAGAAGCAATGTTTAAACAATAAGTAATATTTGTAAAAAGGAAGGTTGTGCCATGCGTGTAGATAAATGGCTTAGTGCAGTTAATGTAGTCAAACGGCGTACAGTGGCAACTGATATGCTCAAGTCTGGAGTGGTCTACATTAACGAGCAGAAAGCAAAAGCCTCCAAAGATGTAAAAATTGGTGATAAAATTACGATAAAATATCTTAAAGGTTCCAAGTCGTATAAAGTACTACAGATACCAACGACCAAGACAATACCTAAGAGTCAAAAAGAGGAGTATGTCAAAGAGCTTTAGTTGCTTTGACATAATAATAGTAGATAACATGAAAGTAATGAAAATGAGTACTAGAAAAGAATTTGAAAAACTTTTTAACAATGAAATGCCAGAAGAAGAGGCACGTCAATTCCTAATTGACTTTTACAAAAGAGGGGAAAGCGGAGAAGATATCGCAGTAGCCGCACAAGTAATGCGTAAACATTCCATTGAGCTGCCACTCCCTAAGGATTTAAGAGAAAAAGCCATTGACGTAGTGGGAACTGGTGGAGATAGAAGTGGGTCATTTAACATCTCAACAACGGTTTCTTTATTGCTTGCCTCTATGGGCTGCGTGGTTGCTAAGCATGGTAACCGGTCCATTACCTCTCACTCTGGTTCTGCTGATGTACTTGAAGCATTAGGAATAAACCTCAACTTGCCTATTGATGCACAAATTAAAATGCTCGAAGAGACAGGCTTTACTTTTATCTTTGCAATGAATCATCATCCAGCCATGAAACATATTATGCCAATACGAAAATCTATTGATCATCGTACCATCTTTAATATTCTTGGGCCATTGACCAATCCTGCTGGTGCAAGAAAATATCTACTAGGTGTTTTTGACCCATCGTTTATTAAACGTATGGCAGAAGCACTCCTTGAACTTGATACAGAGCGCGCCTTTGTAGTAAGTTCTCATGATGGTATGGATGAAATTTCACTTTCTGACAATAGTTCTTTTGCTTATGTGGAGAATGGGCGCATTAGCGAAGGAGAAGTAGATCCTGAGACTTTTGGTTTTCAAAAAGCTTCCAAAGAGGCAATTCTTGGTGGTGATGCACAGTTCAATGCACAAATTACCCATGATATTTTTAATATGAAAGAGTTGGGGCCAAAACGAGATATTGTACTTCTAAATACTGCTTACGCACTCTTTGCAGATGGCAACACAAGAGACATACAAGAAGCAGTTGAAAAGGCAAAAGCAGCCATTGAGAGTGGCAAGGCAGCAGTACATTTAAAAAAAATAGCCAAAGTGAGTCAAAAACTTACTTTATAGATTCTATTTTTCCTATTAGAGGGTGAGAAAGGCTGTCTATTTGTTATCAGATAATAAAAAAATAAAGGATTAAAGACACTATATGCCAAAAGAGATTATCGCATCACTTCATGAAATAGATCAAATTACCTCTTATCTCAGCAAGACGTTACCTTCTGACGCTATTATCTTTTTACACGGTGATCTTGCTTCAGGTAAAACAACTCTCACGCAAGCTATTGCTAAAGAAAGAGGTGTGGAAAGCGAAGTAACTTCTCCTACTTTTTCACTTCAACAATGTTATACCAATAACCTCTACCATTATGACCTCTACCGTCTCAGCCATGAAGCATTTATGCAAATGGGACTTTTTGAAGAGTTTGAAAAAACAGGTTGGCATATAGTAGAGTGGGGAAGCGATGCACTCAAATCTTTTTTAGAGGGTGTTGGCTATAATGTGCACATTGTAGAAATAGTGCCCCATAAAGAGAAAAGAATTTACAGGATATCCAGTTAATGCATACACTTGAAGCCAAACACCTCTCCAAAACTATCAAAAAGACTAAGATTATTCATAACATTTCTCTAAAAATACGAAGTAAAGAAATCGTAGGATTGCTTGGACCTAATGGTGCAGGAAAGACCACCTCTTTTTATATGGTTTGTGGACTAATAAGTGCAACAAGCGGAGAGGTTTTTCTTGATGGAAAAAATATAACAACACTGCCATTAAGCAAACGTGCACAGATGGGGATTGGTTATCTACCACAAGAGTCTAGTATATTCAAAGATTTAACAGTTGAAGAGAACCTTTTAATAGCAGCAGAAGCACTGAATCTACCAGAAGAGACAGTGCAACCTCGCATAGAGAGGCTCCTTGAAATTTTTAATATTGAACCAATTCGTAATCGTATTGGTATTCGTCTTAGTGGGGGAGAGCGGCGACGTGTAGAGATTGCCCGCGCACTAGTAGGTGAACCAAAATTTCTTCTGCTAGATGAGCCATTTGCTGGCGTTGACCCAATTGCAATTCTTGATATTCAAAATATTATCCATCAATTGGTAAAACTTGACATGGGGATACTGATTACCGATCATAATGTACGAGAGACACTTGACATATGCGACCGTGCTTATGTGATGCGAAGTGGTGAAATGCTAGCATCTGGAACAAGCAAAGAGATTGCCAATAATAAGAATGTGCGTAAACATTATCTTGGTGAACATTTTATCTTTTAAGAAAGTATTAAATCGTTCAGATTAACCAGTATTTTAGTGCTTTTGGTGTATAATCCAAAAAATTATTTCACGAGGATATTTTTATGGAAGGTGTATTTACTTACCTTGGCGGTATTTTAGGAGAACACAATCATACAGCTGTGATTGTCGCACACCTACTACTTGTAGCTGTAATTATTATATTTATTGCAATGTCGGCAACAAAGAGTCTAGGGGCAGTACCAACAGGTACACAGAATGTAATGGAGGCTTATCTTGAGGGTGTCATTGCCATGGGAAAAGATGTTATTGGTGAAGAGATGGCAAGAAAATATCTACCACTTGTGGCTACTGTGGGTATCTTTGTCTTTGTTTCTAATGTCATCGGTATTATCCCCGGTTTTGAGTCTCCAACTTCAAATATCAACGTTACGCTTCCACTTGCATTAATGGTTTTCTTCTATTATAACTATGAAGGAATCAAGAAGCAAGGTATCATACACTATTTTGCACACTTTGCAGGACCAGTAAAGATACTTGCACCTTTGATGTTTCCTATTGAGATTGTTTCTCATATTTCTCGCATTATCTCTCTAAGCTTCCGACTCTTTGGTAATATCAAAGGAGATGATCTTTTCTTGTGGGTACTTCTGATGTTGGTTCCTTTTATTGCGCCACTTCCTGCATACTTGCTGTTGACATTTTCTGCACTATTGCAAACATTTGTCTTCATGATTCTCATCTATGTCTACCTTGCAGGCGCTATAGCAGTTGAAGAAGAGCATTAAAAAGTATCTAATTCTTGGTAATTTTATGGAATACCCTATAAGTTTTTATGCGATTTAAGAGTAAGACACTTCATTTTATCATCAACTTTCTTTTGGGTGTATCATGGGCAACAATGCTCACCGGTATGCTCACTGCTTTTCTTGCCTTTTATGAAAATAGTCTTTTTTTTGCTATTATCTCTGCATTAATGAGTGCAATACCAGGTCTACTTGGTATTTTATTGTTAGAATATTTTATTATCAACAAAGAGAAACTCGAAGAGATAAAAAAGCAGACAGAACTATTAAAGAGGCTTGTTGAAAAAAGAGGAGATTAAGGTTTTATTGTCTAATTTTTTATATTGGCAAATACAGCCTATCTTCTATATCTTTATTGTAATCTCTCTCAAATAACCAAAACGCTATAATATCTGCCTATAATCTATCTATTTCTTTAAGGAAATTCACTATGTTTGAAACCGTTATCGGTCTTGAAATACATGTGCAGCTCAACACAAAAACCAAGCTTTTCTGCTCTTGTCCTACATCATTTGCAGCACATCAAAATAAAAATACTTGCCCTACCTGCTTGGCACTTCCAGGCGCACTTCCTGTTGTAAACAAAGAGGCAGCAGTGAAAGCAATGCGTCTTGCACATGCTGTAGAGGCTGAGATTAATGAGATGTCACGTTTTGACAGAAAGTCCTATTTTTATCCCGACTCGCCAAGTGCTTATCAGATTACACAGTTTTATGAGCCCATTTTACGTAACGGAAAGGTAATTATAGACCTTGAGGATGGCTCACAAAAGGTAGTGACTATTACAGAAGCACATCTTGAAGCAGATGCAGGAAAAAATATGCATGAGGGAAATATCTCAAAAGTTGATCTTAATCGTGCAGGAACACCTTTACTTGAAATTGTCTCCGCACCAGATATGCGTAATACAGAGGAGACGATTGCTTACCTAAAGAAGATCCATGCAACAGTACGTTATTTAGACATTAGTGATGCAAACATGCAAGAGGGGTCATTCCGTTGTGATGTAAACATCTCAGTACGCCCAAAAGGACAAGAAGCATATGGTACACGTGTAGAGATTAAAAATATGAATTCCTTCCGATTCATCTCTCAAGCAATTACCTATGAAGTGCAGCGCCAAATTGAGGCATATGAAGATGGCATCTATGAGAAAGAGATTGTTCAAGAAACACGTCTCTTTGATGCTGATAAAGGTGAAACCCGTTCCATGAGAGGAAAGGAAGAGGCAGCAGACTACCGTTATTTTCCTGAACCAGATATGCGACCACTTGCTATAACAGAGGAGATGAAAGAGAGAGCAAGCCATATCCCTGAACTCCCTGATGAAAAGGCTAAGCGCTATATAAATGAACTTGGGCTTAAGCGTTATGATGCACTGGTTATCACTGCAAGTAAAGAGATGGCATACTATTTTGAAGAGATGCTTGAGTATGGTGCAGTTCCCAAAACAGCAGTCACATGGCTTACTTCTGAATTACTTGGACGTCTAAATAAAGTAGGTTTACATATTGAAACATCGCCAGTAGATGCAAAAACATTGGGGATATTGGTTTCTAAGATTGCGGACTCCACAATTTCAGGAAAGGGCGCTAAAGAGGTACTTGACCATATGATGGAGAATAAAAATCATGATGTTGATGCAATTATTGATAAGTTAGGGCTAGTACAAATGAGTGATGATGGTACTATTTTAACGATTATTGAAGAGATTCTTGCTGCCAATACCGAAAAAGTAAAAGAGTATAAAAATGGTAAAGAAAAACTCTTTGGGTTTTTTGTTGGGCAAACGATGAAGGCAAGTAAAGGTGCGGCCAACCCTGCAAAAGTGAATGAGTTGCTTAAACAGTGTCTTAATGGATAGATGATACAAGAGGATGACAATATATGAATAATCTCGTCCTCTCCTTTGCCCATTTTTTATACAACTCTAAACGATACCGCCATGCCAAGGTAGCCGTCAAAGACCTACTAACAAACCAAAACAGTCCCTACAAGCGGTACCTTGATATCACAATTATCTTTTTAATTATTACCTCTGTTGCAATTCTCGTGTATGAGGTAAAACACCCCGTTCCTCCTTGGATTGATCTTTATGATATCTATTTTGTTTCATTTATTTTTGCTATTGAATACCTGCTTCGTCTTTGGATACAAAATAATATTTCCGAAGAAGTACTCAAAAGCCATAAAGATGCTATTTTTCTCGACAAACCTTTCAATGCTTTTTTGCCACTAAGGCAAGCACTTAGTGAGAAGCTTCGGTATATGATTACCCCTTGGGCTATTATTGATTTACTAGCAATTTTTCCTGCATATCGCCCTATTCGTGTACTACGTATTTTTATTCTTTTTAGGGTACTAAAATTGTTGCGCTATGCTAAAAGTATGAAACAGTTTGTTGAAGTTCTCGAAAATAAGCGTTTTGAACTCTATACACTACTTTTTTTACTCGCTTTTATTGTCATAACTGCTGGTATTGCCATTTATGTGCTCGAAGAAAAACTCAATCCTAATATCAAATCACTTTTTGATGCACTTTATTGGGCATTGGTGACTATCTCTACAGTTGGTTTTGGTGATATTTCTCCTGTAACCACTGAAGGGCGTGCCATCTCAATGTTTATT is a window from the Sulfurovum sp. genome containing:
- a CDS encoding class I SAM-dependent methyltransferase, whose product is MKKIKQIIKNIEKETKAIGFDQISDNKVGELLATLIASKASAKIVELGTGSGLSTAWIAHGMDSTSQLITVDTEEHLVSIARKYLGEDSQIRFVVGTGESVIDSIKHESIDIIFADTWPGKYHYVEEALSLLKVGGMYIIDDMLPQENWPEGHDVKADALIKYLKQREDLQVVEMSWSTGVIVCTKIARDF
- a CDS encoding beta-lactamase family protein gives rise to the protein MKPKCETIKKIPLIVSLAFLIGCTSTPEPKPFHSKLDKYAYVKTYMRWYIKEQMDDKDLVGLSVALVDDQKIVWSEGFGYANKSKGIKATPQTRYRAGSITELFTDMAVMKLAEKGKMNINKPFKTYLPAFSIKSRFGSTNKITPRNMMTHHSGLPGDWLDRMFSPNPLPYTKYVKVIQNEYTAYKPNTIMSYSNLAITLLGHSVERVSGMKYAKYIKKILFKPLDMKHADLRMVLSGKNASKSYNKGREVVELPIGKVPAGALNSSVEDLAHLAMMINANGKYKKHQVLKASTLKKMLTVQNKNVKLDVGNKIGLGYFIDNTLLGKKDKVYYHGGVTISQNAFFCVSPHSKLGVVVMSNNAGTDAEDIAKKLLQKAWEAKTGKKVKRVRPSVAHESDFFGVYATVAGRIIFKENSDDTYIAYTDDGMFKLYKAKNNLYKLVGLTLINHNVFDGVKLYTDIIKGHRVIIAFWKGNKFIVGVRVDNLKPIPHTWRQYVGHYKLNNFEVGGIAVKEIELKIEDGFMLMKQTYRSGKKSTHIITPINDIEAIVEGLGKNMQETVCVKNGVFHTQGLRFKKVIKPPKKIRSYRM
- a CDS encoding tetrahydrodipicolinate N-succinyltransferase N-terminal domain-containing protein: MALEAITSTDEFKKLVTETTSQKGYKEPIAFGIARVDRGQKNAEKVLQANFPLINWKENFGSAAVFICALQKAKIDVDFSSSEFVATINDNFIANTMAAFAPYIPEATGDAHKNVQVIKTLAAMEDVGKNFRIVFLFEDTNPQSVEAVYLKLYALSLRKVKLREVNLNGAFGILSNVAWVGNVPYELDYLRENEIEMKLNGTYPAIDAVDKFPRFLQHIIPDDNTRILEASKVRMGAQLAAGTTVMPGASYINFNAGTLGPVMVEGRISSSAIVGSGSDVGGGASILGVLSGTDGNPISIGENTLLGANSVTGLPLGDGCIVDAGLTILAGTKIKITTEELKKIAVANPTVKLDNKTVFKGEELQGLNGIHYRQNSTTGEIIARRSTREVKLNKDLH
- a CDS encoding RNA-binding S4 domain-containing protein, giving the protein MRVDKWLSAVNVVKRRTVATDMLKSGVVYINEQKAKASKDVKIGDKITIKYLKGSKSYKVLQIPTTKTIPKSQKEEYVKEL
- the trpD gene encoding anthranilate phosphoribosyltransferase, giving the protein MKVMKMSTRKEFEKLFNNEMPEEEARQFLIDFYKRGESGEDIAVAAQVMRKHSIELPLPKDLREKAIDVVGTGGDRSGSFNISTTVSLLLASMGCVVAKHGNRSITSHSGSADVLEALGINLNLPIDAQIKMLEETGFTFIFAMNHHPAMKHIMPIRKSIDHRTIFNILGPLTNPAGARKYLLGVFDPSFIKRMAEALLELDTERAFVVSSHDGMDEISLSDNSSFAYVENGRISEGEVDPETFGFQKASKEAILGGDAQFNAQITHDIFNMKELGPKRDIVLLNTAYALFADGNTRDIQEAVEKAKAAIESGKAAVHLKKIAKVSQKLTL
- the tsaE gene encoding tRNA (adenosine(37)-N6)-threonylcarbamoyltransferase complex ATPase subunit type 1 TsaE, which translates into the protein MPKEIIASLHEIDQITSYLSKTLPSDAIIFLHGDLASGKTTLTQAIAKERGVESEVTSPTFSLQQCYTNNLYHYDLYRLSHEAFMQMGLFEEFEKTGWHIVEWGSDALKSFLEGVGYNVHIVEIVPHKEKRIYRISS
- the lptB gene encoding LPS export ABC transporter ATP-binding protein, translating into MHTLEAKHLSKTIKKTKIIHNISLKIRSKEIVGLLGPNGAGKTTSFYMVCGLISATSGEVFLDGKNITTLPLSKRAQMGIGYLPQESSIFKDLTVEENLLIAAEALNLPEETVQPRIERLLEIFNIEPIRNRIGIRLSGGERRRVEIARALVGEPKFLLLDEPFAGVDPIAILDIQNIIHQLVKLDMGILITDHNVRETLDICDRAYVMRSGEMLASGTSKEIANNKNVRKHYLGEHFIF
- a CDS encoding F0F1 ATP synthase subunit A; this translates as MEGVFTYLGGILGEHNHTAVIVAHLLLVAVIIIFIAMSATKSLGAVPTGTQNVMEAYLEGVIAMGKDVIGEEMARKYLPLVATVGIFVFVSNVIGIIPGFESPTSNINVTLPLALMVFFYYNYEGIKKQGIIHYFAHFAGPVKILAPLMFPIEIVSHISRIISLSFRLFGNIKGDDLFLWVLLMLVPFIAPLPAYLLLTFSALLQTFVFMILIYVYLAGAIAVEEEH
- the gatB gene encoding Asp-tRNA(Asn)/Glu-tRNA(Gln) amidotransferase subunit GatB; translated protein: MFETVIGLEIHVQLNTKTKLFCSCPTSFAAHQNKNTCPTCLALPGALPVVNKEAAVKAMRLAHAVEAEINEMSRFDRKSYFYPDSPSAYQITQFYEPILRNGKVIIDLEDGSQKVVTITEAHLEADAGKNMHEGNISKVDLNRAGTPLLEIVSAPDMRNTEETIAYLKKIHATVRYLDISDANMQEGSFRCDVNISVRPKGQEAYGTRVEIKNMNSFRFISQAITYEVQRQIEAYEDGIYEKEIVQETRLFDADKGETRSMRGKEEAADYRYFPEPDMRPLAITEEMKERASHIPELPDEKAKRYINELGLKRYDALVITASKEMAYYFEEMLEYGAVPKTAVTWLTSELLGRLNKVGLHIETSPVDAKTLGILVSKIADSTISGKGAKEVLDHMMENKNHDVDAIIDKLGLVQMSDDGTILTIIEEILAANTEKVKEYKNGKEKLFGFFVGQTMKASKGAANPAKVNELLKQCLNG